The following coding sequences are from one Dermacentor andersoni chromosome 5, qqDerAnde1_hic_scaffold, whole genome shotgun sequence window:
- the LOC129384643 gene encoding piggyBac transposable element-derived protein 3-like, whose translation MRGLGATATIIKTRCGNCPLKTEKELKKAERGSLDFRSEKSTGIVICAWNDNRTVTAASNIHNIEPFDTCRRYDRKTKAYVDVQKPNLNRMYNQSMGGVDKADMLLSFYRNDLKTKKWYKRICFHLIDLAVVNAFLLYREAKSADMQLVDFKFRVALGLMRSLEGMPGLNQDGDDPVPASVVSPTSSLKASGSAAGVVSKRAHHVEHSVRHDNVGHWPVKVAQKNAPMCKLSSCTRRTRFFCKKCSVYLCVDAQKINCFGKFHAS comes from the coding sequence atgagagGACTTGGAGCGACTGCCACCATCATAAAAACAAGATGTGGTAACTGCCCTCTGAAAACtgaaaaagaattgaaaaaagCAGAGAGAGGATCACTCGACTTCCGCTCAGAAAAGAGCACAGGAATTGTCATCTGTGCCTGGAACGACAACCGCACAGTGACAGCTGCATCAAACATCCACAACATTGAACCTTTTGATACGTGCAGGCGCTACGACAGAAAGACCAAGGCTTATGTGGATGTGCAGAAGCCCAACCTCAATAGGATGTACAATCAGAGCATGGGTGGAGTAGACAAAGCAGATATGCTTCTGTCATTTTACAGAAATGACTTGAAAACAAAGAAGTGGTACAAAAGGATATGCTTTCACCTTATCGATCTTGCGGTTGTGAACGCTTTTCTGCTTTACCGCGAAGCGAAATCGGCAGATATGCAGCTGGTTGACTTCAAGTTCCGGGTGGCACTTGGATTGATGCGCTCACTCGAGGGCATGCCCGGATTGAACCAGGATGGTGATGATCCTGTGCCTGCGAGTGTTGTGTCACCAACTAGTTCATTGAAGGCATCAGGCTCAGCAGCTGGAGTTGTTTCAAAGAGAGCCCATCATGTTGAACATTCTGTGCGGCACGACAATGTTGGCCATTGGCCAGTGAAAGTGGCGCAAAAAAACGCCCCCATGTGCAAGTTAAGCTCATGCACCAGGCGCACAAGGTTCTTTTGCAAAAAGTGTTCTGTGTATTTGTGCGTTGATGCACAAAAAATCAACTGCTTTGGGAAATTTCATGCATCCTAA